A window of Rhodospirillaceae bacterium contains these coding sequences:
- a CDS encoding N-acetylneuraminate synthase: MLNNSFKIEGRLVGVGASPYVIAEAGSNFNQSKDVARRLIDAAKAAGADAVKFQLFRADVLYPDGGEIYDIFRSVQLDADWLPDLKAHAVAQGLHFSASAFDLESIHALADLGVPFLKVGSSETTNLDLVARMAAIGKPVFLSTGMCGLGEISDAVEVCLGLGLADIGLMQCQSIYPLENADVNLAVMDMLQSAFGGPVGFSDHSLGIIAPIAAAARGAHSIEKHFTLDRSMKGPDHFYALEPDELKAMVEGVRTAHEAIGESRKRILPSEREHGRRDGLWLAVDIAKGDKITAELLEIKRPAIGVKARHLKAVIGARAGRNVSAGNPLTWDDLNFS; this comes from the coding sequence ATGCTGAACAATAGTTTTAAGATTGAGGGTCGCCTTGTTGGTGTAGGGGCATCGCCCTACGTGATTGCCGAGGCCGGATCTAATTTTAATCAGTCGAAGGACGTTGCGCGCAGATTGATTGATGCTGCGAAGGCGGCTGGGGCGGATGCGGTTAAATTCCAGCTTTTTCGTGCGGATGTGCTTTATCCGGATGGTGGCGAAATTTATGATATTTTTAGATCAGTGCAGCTTGATGCCGATTGGTTACCGGACCTAAAGGCCCATGCGGTTGCGCAGGGATTGCATTTTTCAGCGTCGGCTTTTGATCTGGAATCCATTCATGCGTTGGCAGACCTGGGCGTACCTTTTTTAAAGGTGGGCTCGTCAGAAACGACGAATCTGGACCTGGTTGCCAGAATGGCTGCAATCGGCAAGCCCGTGTTTTTATCGACCGGGATGTGCGGTCTTGGCGAAATTTCGGATGCCGTTGAGGTTTGCCTCGGCCTGGGTCTTGCCGACATTGGTTTAATGCAATGCCAGTCGATATACCCGCTTGAAAATGCCGATGTGAATCTAGCGGTCATGGATATGTTGCAATCCGCCTTTGGCGGGCCGGTTGGATTTTCAGACCATTCGCTTGGAATTATTGCTCCGATTGCGGCGGCGGCACGTGGTGCCCATTCGATCGAGAAGCACTTTACGCTTGATCGTTCCATGAAAGGGCCCGACCATTTCTATGCTTTGGAGCCGGACGAATTGAAGGCCATGGTTGAAGGTGTTCGTACGGCGCATGAGGCGATCGGGGAAAGCAGAAAGCGTATTCTACCGTCAGAGCGCGAGCATGGGCGGCGAGACGGTTTGTGGCTGGCGGTAGACATAGCCAAAGGCGATAAAATTACTGCGGAGCTTCTGGAAATCAAACGCCCGGCGATTGGCGTGAAGGCAAGGCACCTAAAAGCGGTGATCGGTGCGCGGGCCGGGCGGAATGTTTCGGCAGGAAATCCGTTGACCTGGGACGATTTAAACTTTTCCTGA
- a CDS encoding transferase, translating to MAGIMKNLIIFGTREIAALARYYFENDGDRRVVAFAVDDAFVDEDSFEGLPVVPFSEAVTRFSPTANAMHVALSYQGLNKFREEKYRQAISAGYELASYICSKSATWPDISVGDNCFILENQTIQPTAKIGNNVMIWSGNHIGHGSVIHDHVYVASHVCISGHCDIGERSFLGVNATLKDFTRVGSDCFVAMDASISSDLPDGAVALGNGATVFPAEDRRARVLKRQYFGE from the coding sequence ATGGCAGGGATTATGAAGAACCTGATTATCTTCGGCACCCGCGAAATTGCGGCACTGGCACGCTATTATTTTGAGAACGATGGCGACCGTCGGGTAGTGGCATTTGCCGTTGATGACGCTTTTGTTGACGAGGATAGCTTTGAAGGGCTTCCCGTTGTTCCGTTTAGCGAGGCCGTGACCCGGTTTTCACCCACTGCAAATGCAATGCATGTTGCGCTCTCCTATCAGGGGCTGAACAAGTTTCGTGAAGAAAAATACCGGCAGGCCATTTCCGCAGGCTATGAACTGGCTTCGTACATTTGCAGCAAATCTGCAACCTGGCCGGACATTTCCGTTGGCGACAATTGCTTTATTCTTGAAAACCAGACAATTCAGCCGACGGCAAAAATTGGGAATAACGTTATGATCTGGTCGGGGAATCATATTGGGCATGGAAGCGTCATTCATGATCATGTCTATGTCGCATCGCATGTCTGCATTTCAGGACATTGCGACATTGGTGAGCGAAGTTTTCTTGGAGTGAACGCGACGCTGAAAGATTTTACGCGGGTTGGCAGCGACTGTTTTGTTGCCATGGACGCATCCATTTCGAGCGACTTGCCGGATGGTGCGGTTGCCTTGGGCAATGGGGCAACGGTGTTCCCTGCGGAAGATCGGCGCGCGCGTGTGCTGAAACGTCAGTATTTTGGTGAATAA
- a CDS encoding dTDP-6-deoxy-L-hexose 3-O-methyltransferase produces MGSDQEKFGYKGETKASDEQLAHREVLYRLFRERPMPDDQLMICLGLFMRSSALAKILFLNELYELINDKPGVIVEFGTWWGQNLALFENLRALHEPFNASRRVIGFDTFTGYPSVSDQDRRSETIVEGGYKVSDDYENFLDSLLRYHEDNNVLRNVRKTELVKGDVEKTAKDYFGKHPEIVIALAYFDMALYEPSKAAFEAIKPXLIPGSVLMLDEFNSREYPGETVAFQEXMGDLSFEFRKSRFMTDRTIAILR; encoded by the coding sequence ATGGGTAGCGATCAGGAAAAGTTTGGATACAAGGGCGAAACCAAGGCTAGCGATGAACAGCTAGCGCATCGAGAGGTGCTCTATCGGCTGTTTCGCGAACGCCCAATGCCGGATGACCAATTGATGATTTGTCTGGGCCTTTTCATGCGCAGTTCAGCCCTGGCAAAAATATTATTCTTAAATGAGCTGTACGAACTGATTAATGACAAGCCCGGTGTCATTGTCGAATTTGGAACATGGTGGGGCCAGAATCTGGCGTTGTTTGAAAACCTTCGCGCCTTGCATGAGCCGTTTAATGCCAGCCGTCGTGTGATAGGATTTGACACCTTTACAGGTTATCCAAGCGTATCTGATCAGGACCGCCGCAGCGAAACGATCGTCGAGGGCGGGTACAAGGTCTCAGATGATTATGAAAACTTCCTTGATTCCTTGCTGCGCTACCATGAAGACAACAACGTTCTGCGCAACGTCCGAAAGACGGAATTGGTAAAAGGCGATGTGGAAAAAACAGCAAAAGATTATTTTGGGAAACACCCGGAAATTGTGATCGCGCTTGCGTATTTTGATATGGCCCTATACGAGCCATCAAAGGCAGCCTTTGAAGCGATCAAGCCGCANTTAATCCCAGGCAGCGTGTTGATGCTGGATGAGTTTAATTCACGCGAATATCCAGGCGAAACGGTTGCGTTCCAAGAGRTTATGGGYGATTTGTCTTTTGAGTTTCGCAAGTCCCGCTTCATGACCGATCGAACCATCGCCATTCTTCGTTAA
- a CDS encoding pseudaminic acid cytidylyltransferase, with protein sequence MTRVLGIVPARGGSKRIQDKNIVDFFGRPILAYSLDAMAESGVYEEIHVSTDSKRIQDVVKGLGVDVPFLRGAYAGDKDGVLDVGRWVLDEFERRGRCFDVVGFVMACSPLVEGADLKAGFQHYLAGEECPQLAVADYPAPAQQALLFGADGRIHPERHDLFVARSQDLPATVFDTGAFAFFSVESLRNGDSERFEKYRGFKISRDKAIDINTLEDLEFARTLFAGNRAMRGLKS encoded by the coding sequence ATGACGCGGGTTTTGGGCATTGTTCCGGCGCGCGGTGGTAGCAAGCGTATTCAGGATAAAAACATTGTTGATTTCTTTGGCCGCCCAATTTTGGCTTACAGCCTGGATGCGATGGCGGAATCCGGCGTCTATGAAGAAATCCATGTTTCCACCGATTCCAAGCGCATTCAGGACGTTGTGAAGGGCCTTGGCGTTGATGTTCCTTTTCTTAGAGGGGCGTACGCGGGCGACAAGGACGGGGTTCTGGACGTTGGGCGGTGGGTCCTTGATGAATTTGAGCGCCGCGGTCGCTGCTTCGACGTGGTCGGATTCGTGATGGCGTGCAGTCCACTTGTCGAAGGAGCGGATTTAAAAGCGGGGTTTCAGCATTACCTGGCTGGTGAGGAATGCCCACAATTGGCTGTGGCCGATTATCCTGCCCCTGCGCAGCAGGCGTTGCTGTTTGGGGCCGATGGGCGCATTCACCCGGAACGGCACGACCTGTTTGTGGCGCGGTCTCAGGATTTGCCGGCAACGGTTTTCGACACCGGTGCCTTTGCCTTTTTCTCTGTGGAAAGCCTTCGTAATGGTGATTCCGAACGTTTTGAAAAATATCGTGGATTTAAAATATCGCGGGATAAGGCCATCGACATAAACACGCTGGAAGACCTGGAATTCGCGCGGACCCTGTTCGCCGGGAATCGGGCGATGCGCGGTCTTAAGTCATGA